A window of Mycolicibacterium madagascariense genomic DNA:
GGGCCTGACCGTGCCCGGCGAGTCGATCATCTGCACCTGGACGACGAACCTCGCGCTGGCGACCGACGCCGTGCGGCGCGGTGTGGAGTTGCGCCGCGGGCAGCGCGTCACCGACGTCGTCGTGGGACCGGACCACACGACCGTCGTCACCACCGCGGGCCGGATCGAGACGCGGTGGGTGATCAATGCGGCCGGGCTGGGCGCCGACCACCTCGACGCGGCGTTCGGCTACCACCGTTTCACCGTCACGCCGCGGCGCGGCGAACTCCTCGTCTTCGACAAGCTGACCCGCCCCATGGTGCCGTGCATCGTGCTGGCCGTGCCGTCGTCGCGTGGCAAGGGGGTGCTGATCAGCCCGACCATCTACGGCAACGTCATGGTGGGGCCGACGTCGGAGAACCTCACCGACCGCACCGCGACCGGCACCTCCGAGGAGGGCTTGGAGTTCCTGATCGGCAAGGGTCGCGCACTGATGCCGACGCTGTTCGACGAGGAGGTCACCGCGACCTACGCGGGATTGCGGGCCGCCGCCGACCGCGACGACTACCTGATCGACGTCGATGCCGCCCAGCGGTACGTGCTCGTCGGGGGCATCCGATCCACCGGCCTGACGTCGGGGATGGCCGTGGCAGAACACCTTTCGGGTCTGCTGGCCGACACGGACCTCGACCTGACGCCGCGCGCGGACCTACCGCCCGCGCCGAGGATGCCGAACATCGGCGAGGCGACGACGCGGCCGTACCAGGACGCGCAGCGCATCGCCGAGGATCCGGAGTACGGCCGCATCGTGTGCTTCTGCGAGCGCGTCACCGCGGGGGAGCTCCGCGACGCGTTCGGATCGGTGATCCCGCCGCGCGACCTCGACGGGCTGCGCCGCCGTACCCGCGTGATGAACGGCCGGTGTCAGGGTTTCTACTGCGGTGCGCACACGGCGGCACTGCTCGAGGCGGCCCGGTGAGCGAGGTCAGTGTCGTCGTCGTGGGCGGCGGTCCGTCCGGGCTGACGGCGGCCGCCGCGTTGGCGCCGATCGTCGACGGCCGGGTGCTGGTCCTCGAACGCGAAGCGCAGACCGGCGGAATCCCCAGGCACAGCGACCATCTCGGCTACGGGCTGCGCGATCTGCACCGCTTCGTCTCGGGCCCCGCGTATGCGCGCCGGCTGACCGACGCCGCCCGGGACGCGGGTGCGGAGTTGGAGACCGGGGCCATGGTCACCGGCTGGTGCGGGGAGCGCGCCCTGGAGGTCACGTCACCGCGTGGGCGTCGGGTGGTGACGGCCGACGCCGTCGTGCTGGCCACCGGCGCGCGGGAGCGACCGCGGACCGCCCGGCTGATTCCCGGTGACCGCCCCGACGGGATCTACACCACCGGGCAGCTGCAGAACCTCGTCCATCTGCACCACGCGGACGTCGGCACGCGGGCCGTCGTCGTCGGTGGCGAACTGGTCAGCTGGTCGGCGGTGCTGACCCTGCGCGAGGCGCACTGCGCGACCGTCGCGATGGTCACCGGGCAGCCGCGCTCGGAGTCCTACGCCGCCTTTCGGATTCCCGGCCGGGCGCTGTTGCGCGGGCCGGTGCTGACCCGTCACCGCGTGGTGCGCATCGACGGCAAGCGCCGGGTGCGGTCGGTACTCGTCGAGCATCTCGACACGGGCGCCCGGACGTCGATCGACTGTGACACCGTCATCACCACGGGCGACTGGATCCCCGACCACGAGCTGGCGCGGACCGCCGGCCTCGCCATGGACCCGGCGACCCGGGGACCGCTCGTCGATGCCGCTCTGCGGACGAGCAGCCCGGGGGTCTTCGCGGTCGGCAATCTGCTGCACCCGGTCGACACCGCCGACTGCGCCGCCCTGGACGGCAGCCACGTCGCCCCGCGGGTGCACGACTGGCTGGCGGGAAAGTCATTCGGCCACAGCGCAATTCGGATCACGACCACGGCGCCGCTGCGGTGGGTGACCCCGCAGCTCGTCGCGGCGGACGGGGGCGTGGCGCCGCGGGGCAACCTGCTCTTCTGGGTCGACGAGTACCACCGTGCGCCGCGGCTACGCGCCACCCAGGACGGCCGCGTCATCGGCCGCACGCGCACGCCGTGGCCCGCCGCGCCGGGCCGGATCTACCGGGCGCCGTGGACCCTGGTGGCCGACGCGGATCCGTCGGGTGGCGACGTCGTCGTCGAACTCGAGGTCTGAAAGGGTGGAGGCACCCGAGAACGTCAGGAGAACCCATGTCCGTCACCGTGTTGCTCGAGCTGAAGTTCAAGCCGGAAGCGGTCGCGCAGGCGCGCGCCGTCTTCACCAGGGAGTTGGTCAAGACGCGCGCCCACGACGGCTGCCTGCAGCTCGACGTGCTGGTCGACGAGGACGACGACACCCACTGGCTCATCTACGAGGTGTGGGACACCGTCGAGCACGACGAGGCCTACCGGGCGTTCCGCGCCGGCGACGGCCAGATCACCGACCTGCCGCCGCTGCTCGCCGCACCTCCCGTCAAGACCAGGTACGTGACCAGCGACATCTGAGCTGCCATGTCGAGTGGCCGCTCGATGAACGTCGTCGCGCGGACCGCGTGACGTGGGTGGCCATTCAGTTCTTTACAAACGGGATTGGCCACGTCACGCTCACAAGCATGCGTGCGCGAACTGCGAGCCAGCCGTGAGACCGGTCGCCGATCCCGGGGACGTCGCCGACGTCCTGGCCCGGTCCGGCATCGTGCAGGGCGTCGAGCCCGACGCGATCGTCGCCCTCAGTGCCCAGTTGAAGCCCATCGACTTCCCCAAGGGCCACACGATCTTCGTCGAGGGCGAGCCCGGTGACCGGCTGTTCATCATCGTGTCGGGCAAGGTCAAGATCGTGCGCAGCGCGGCCGACGGCCGGGAGAACCTGCTGACGGTGATGGGACCGTCGGACATGTTCGGGGAGCTGGCGATCTTCGATCCCGGCCCGCGCACGTCCAGTGTCACCACCATCACCCAGGTCCGTGCGGTGTCGATGGACCGGGAGGCTCTGCGCTCCTGGATCGCCGGGCGGCCCGAGATCGCCGAGCAATTGCTGCGGGTGCTCGCCCGCCGCCTGCGACGCACGAACGACAACCTGGGTGACCTCATCTTCACCGACGTGCCCGGCCGCGTCGCGAAGCAACTGTTGCAGCTGGTCCAGCGGTTTGGCGCGCAGGAGGGCAACGCCCTGAGGGTGACCCACGACCTGACGCAGGAGGAGATCGCGCAGCTGGTCGGCGCGTCCCGGGAGACGGTCAACAAGGCGCTCGCCGACTTCAGCCAGCGCGGGTGGATTCGCGTCGAGGGCAAGAGCGTGATCATCCTCGAACCGGAGCGTCTCGCCAGGCGCGCCCGCTGATTCGCGTTGACGCTGCCGCAACCATGGGGCAGTGTCGAAGTTACCGGCGGGTAGCACGCTGACGTGATCGACGGAGACGAAGCGGAGAGACCGACCATGAACGACCTGAAATATCTCGACCTGCACGGCGACCGCGTCGCCTACCGCGACGAGGGCTCCGGTGAGGTCCTGCTCCTGATCCACGGCATGGCGGGCAGCTCGGACGCCTGGCGGGAGCTGATCCCTCGGCTGGCGAAGTCCTACCGGGTGGTGGCGCCCGATCTGCTCGGCCACGGCCAGTCGACGAAGCCGCGCGGGGACTACTCCCTCGGCGCGTTCGCGGTGTGGCTGCGCGATCTGCTCGACGAGTTGGGCATCGCGCAGGCCACGATCGTCGGCCATTCGCTCGGCGGCGGTGTGGCGATGCAGTTCATCTATCAGCACCCCGACTACTGCGAACGGGTCATCCTCATCAGCAGCGGCGGCCTCGGCAACGACGTCGGCTGGATCCTGCGGCTGCTGTCGGCGCCCGGTGCGGAGTTCGTGCTGCCGATCATCGCCCCGACCCCGGTTCTCAAGGCGGGCAACAAGATTGGGTCCTGGTTCACGTCGATGGGCATGCGCAATCCCCGGGCCAGCGAGATTTGGCGCGCCTATTCGTCGTTCTCGGACAAGCCGTCGCGTGACGCGTTCCTGCGCACCCTGCGCTCGGTGGTGGACTACCGCGGCCAGGCCGTCAGCGCGCTGAACCGTCTGCACGTGCGCTCCGAGCTCCCGACGCTCGCCATCTGGGGCGAGGACGACGAGATCATCCCGGTCGAGCACGGATATGCCGCGCAGCACGCCCGGCCCGGCAGCCGGCTGGAGGTGCTGCCCGGCGTCGGCCACTTCGCGCACGTGGAGGCGCCCACCGAGGTCGCCGACATCATCGACGACTTCATGAAGACGACGCGCGACGGCGGCGGCGTCGACATCGCGACGCTGTTCACCCCCGTCACGGACGACGACACGCCCTGACGACACCCGAGGTGTGAACCGCGCCACGGTTGGGTATTCGGTGTACATGCGTTCACCAATGACCCGTTCCGACGTGCGCGGTGCAGCATGGCGCTGAAGCTGCGCGACCTCACCCGGTGGAGCGCCGCGCCGGCGAAGGACGTCGAGACGGCCACCAGTCCGAAGCTCAACCTGCTGCGCGGGCTGGCCGCCCGCGCCACGACACCGCTGCTGCCCGACGACTACCTCAAGTTGGTCAACCCGCTGTGGTCGGCGCGCGAACTCCGTGGCGAGGTCATCGACGTGCGGCGGGAGACCGAGGACTCCGCGACCGTCACCATCAAACCCGGTTGGGGCTTCTCCGGGGACTACCGCCCGGGCCAGTACGTGGGCATCGGGCTGCGGATCGACGGCCGGTGGCACTGGCGGTCGTATTCGCTGACGTCGGTCCCGGAGCGCGACGAGAAGCTGATCTCGATCACGGTCAAGGCCACCCCGGAGGGCTTCCTCTCGACCCACCTCGTCAACGGCGTGAAACCCGGAACGATCGTTCGCTTGGCCTCGCCGAAGGGTGACTTCGCCCTCCCCGATCCGCCGCCGGCCAAACTGCTCCTGGTGACCGCGGGCAGCGGCATCACCCCCGTGATGGCGATGCTGCGCTCCATGGCCCAGCGCGGCCAGACACCCGACGTGGTGCACATCCACTCCGCCCCGTCGGCGCAGGACGTGATCTTCCACGACGAGCTGCAGACGCTGAACGACGGCGACACCGACTACGTCCTGCGGCTGCACCTCACCGATGACCGGGGCCATCTCGACTTCGAGACCGAGCTGGACGAGCTGGTGCCCGACTGGCGGGACCGCCCGACGTGGGCGTGCGGACCACCCGCCATGCTCGACGCGATCGAGAAGGTCTGGACCGACGCAGGCGTCCCCGAGGATCGACTGCACATGGAGCGCTTCGTCATCGCCAGAACCGACAAGGGCGGTGAGGGAGGCACCGTCACGTTCGCGCTGTCGGACAAGACGGTCGAGGCCGACGGCGCCACGTCACTGCTCGAGGCCGGTGAGCAGGCCGGCATTCAGATGCCGTTCGGCTGCCGGATGGGAATCTGCCAAAGTTGCGTGCTGCCACTGGAATCGGGCCACGTTCGCGACTTCCGGTCCGGTGCCGAACACGGCCCGGGCGACCGCATCCAGACCTGCATCTCCGCCGCATCCGGCGACTGCACCCTCAACGTCTAGGGAGAATCAGCATGGCCATCACCGACATCAAGGAATACGCCCATCTCACCCCCGAGGACGTCGAGCAGCTCGCTCGCGAACTCGACGACATCCGCACCGACGTCGAGGAGTCCCGCGGCGAACGGGACGCCCGCTACATCCGGCGGGCCATCCAGCTGCAGCGGGGCCTCGCCGCGGGCGGGCGGGTCGCGCTGTTCGCCAGTCACCGCAGGATCCCGCGGGTGCTCGGCACGGGAATGTTGGCTGCCGCCAAGATCATCGAGAACATGGAGCTGGGGCACAACATCACCCACGGTCAGTGGGACTGGATGAACGATCCGGAGATCCATTCCACGGAGTGGGAGTGGGACACCACCTCGCCGACCGAGCACTGGAAGAAGTCGCACAACTTCATCCATCACAAGTACACCAACGTCGTCGGCCTCGACGACGACATCGGTTACGGCATCATGCGTCTCACGCGCGATCAGCGCTGGGAGAAGTGGATGATCTTCAACCCCGTCATCAACCTGACGCTGGGCACGCTCTTCGAGTGGGGTGTCGCGCTGCACGGCGTGGAGACCACCAAGTACCGCAAGGGCGACAAGTCGCTGGCCGAGGTCCGCAAGGACCTCAGGATCATCGGGCGCAAGGTCGGCAAGCAGGTGGGCAAGGACTACGTGGTGTTCCCCGCGCTCGCCGGGCGCAACTGGAAGTCGACGCTGAAGGCCAACGCCGTCGCGAACCTGATCCGCAACTACTGGTCGTATGCGGTGATCTTCTGTGGGCACTTCCCCGACGGTGCCGAGAAGTTCACCCGCGACGAGTTCGAGACCGAGACGCACGCCGAGTGGTATCTGCGTCAGATGTTGGGCTCGGCCAACTTTCACGCCGGTCCGGTGATGGCGTTCATGAGCGGCAACCTCTGCTACCAGATCGAGCACCACCTGTTCCCCGACCTGCCGAGCAACCGGTACGCCGAGATCAGCGAGCGGGTGCGGGCGCTGTGCGACAAGTACGACCTGCCCTACACCACCGGCTCGCTGGCGCGGCAGTACTCGCAGTCGTTCTGGACGATCGCGAAGCTGGCACTGCCCGACAAGCTGCTCAAGGCGACGTCCGACGATGCGCCGGAGACCAACTCCGAGTTGAAGTTCCGCATCCGCGAGGGCGTATGCGAGAGCTTCGGCGTCGATCCGGAGACGGGCAAGCGCCGCGGTCTGCGAACCGCGCTGCGGGAACTGCAGACGGCGGGCGTCGCCACGGCGTAGCCACCGAACGCGAAACGAGGACCGGCCCCTGGGGGTCGGTCCTCGTTCCGGGTGGGGTCAGCGCATGCGGGTCGAGTTGCGGTTGCCGACGCGGGTCCAGATCAGCAGGACGATGACGGCGCCGATGACCGAGCCGATGAGACCGGAGGGCTGCAGGAAGCCGTGGGCGGCGTCCTTGTGGAAGATGAGGTAGCCGAGGAAGCCGCCGACGAACGAGCCGACGATGCCGAGGACGATGGTCATCAGGATGGACATGCTCTGCTTGCCTGGAATGATCAGACGAGCGAGCGCTCCGGCGATGAGACCGACGACGACGATGCCGATGATGAGTCCGAGCATGATGTGGATCCTTCCGATGGGGGCGCCGGGATGGCGCTGGTGACCGGTGCGGGTGCCCGATGCTGGTATCAGTTCACACGCCCCGCAGGGGTGTCCGGTACACCCCTAGGGAGGGAACTGCGCCGCCGAGCGGACGGCACCGACGCTGGCCGTCGTGACCAGGGCGATGGCGATGCAGTCCAGGACCGTGAGGCGCTGCCGAAGGATCAGCCACCCCGCGAGCACGGCGACGACGGGGGACAGGCAGGTCAGCACCGCGAACGTGCCGGGTGCCAGCGTGCGCAGCGACCACAGTTCCAGCGAGTAGGGGATGACCGAGCTCAGGAGCCCGACGCCGACGGCCAGCGCGCCCACGTGCCAGTGCGCGACCACGGACGTCGCAAGTGAGCCCGCCGCGATCGGCGCGAGGAGTAGCGCACCGACGAACGTGGCGATCGCGAGCGCGTCCAGCCGGGGGAACACCCGCACCGCGCGCGACGTCGCCACGATGTAGCAGGCCCAGCCGACCGCGGCCGCCGCGGCGAAGGCGACCCCGGCGCCGTCGAGATGACCGACCTGGGTGGGCGTGACGCCGAGGGCGGCGATGCCGGCGAAGGCGAGCACCGCCCACGCCCACCCCGTCCACCGGCGGCTCAGCGCGACGGACAGCAGCAGCGGTCCAAGCACCTCGATGGTCACCGCGATTCCGAGTGGGATGCGTGAGATCGCCTCGTAGAAGCAGAGATTCATGACCATCAGGGCGGCGGCCAACGCCAGCGCGGCCCCCCAGGCGCGACGACCGAGGCCGCGGACGCGCGGCCGAACGGCCACGCACAGCACCACCCCGGCGACACCGGTCCGCGCCAGTGTCGCACCGGCGGGGCCCAGCGCGGCGAACAGCCCGACGGCGAACGCCGCGCCGATCTCCTGCGACGCCGCGGCGGCCAGCACCAGCAGGGCGGGACCGACGGGCGGCCCGTGCCGGGAGGGCACCGGAGGAGTCACGTCCGGCGCCTAGGTGATGGTGACCCCGCCGTCGACGGCAATGGTCTGGCCCGTGACGTAGCCCGCGGCGGGGGAGGCCAGCCAGACCAGGGTGGCGGCGAGTTCGGTGGGATCGCCCATCCGCGGCAGCACGAACCGGCCGCTCAGCGATTCGAGGTATCCGGGCTGATACTGGTCGGTCATCTCGGACTTGAAGAAGCCCGGTGCGATCGCGTTGACGCGGATGCCCTTGCGGGACCCCCACTGCTGGGCGAGATCTCGGGTCAATCCGACGATCGCCGCCTTGCTGGCGCTGTAGGCCGCCTGCGGCAGGCCGGCCGTCGTCAGGCCGAGGATGCTGGAGATGTTGACGATCGAACTGCCCGGCGCCATCACCTTCGCGCACGCCTGCGCCGCCCAGTAGGAGCCGTGCAGGTTGATGTCGACGACGGCCCGGAACTCCTCGGGCGTCTCGCGTGTCGCGGGGACCGCGGTGCCGATGCCGGCGTTGTTGACCAGGACGTCGACCCTGCCGAACTCCTCGATCGCCGCGTCCACCATGGCCTGACACTGCTCGGGGTCGACCACGTCGGTGCGGACCGTCAGCGCCCGGCCGCCCGCCGCGGTCACCAATCCGGCTGTGTCACCGAGCTTTTCGACGCGGCGGGCGGCCAGCACGACGTCGGCCCCGGCCTCGGCGCAGGCTTGGGCGAACGCCACGCCCAGACCGGACGACGCCCCGGTGACGATGACGACCTTGCCGTCGAGGCGGAACAGATCCATCAGGGCCATGTCAGAACCCCGGGCTTTCGATGACCGTCATGGCTGTCTTTGTACCCCGCGGACGGTTCGCGCCGTCGACCGACCACGGCTGCTGACGAAATCCTCAACGATGAGGAATTCGACTAGCATGGGGCGATGGCTGCCGAGACCCTCGTCGACGTACACGCCCACTATCTGACCGACCACTACGTCGCGGCGGCCACGGCTGCCGGCGTCGTGCATCCCGACGGCATGCCCGGCTGGCCCAGCTGGTCGGTCGACGACCACCTCGCGCTGATGGAGGAGACGCGCACCGGCACGGCGATCCTGTCGATCTCCTCGCCCGGCGTGCACTTCGGCGACGACGACGCGGCGACCGAATTGGCGCGCCACGTCAACGAATTCGCGGCGACCGTGGTCGCGGAGCACGGTGACCGCTTCGGGTTCTTCGCCTCGATCCCGCTGCCGTGCGTCCCCGCCGCCGTCGACGAGGCCGTCCACGCGATGGACCGACTCGGGGCCCGCGGCGTGGTCCTGATGAGCAACGCCCGCGGCGCGTACCTCGGCGACCCCGGCCTCGATCCACTGTGGGAGGAGTTGAATCGGCGCCACGCCATCGTCTTCGAACACCCGACGTCGCCACCGGGCGTCGACGCGGTGGCCCTCGGCAGGCCGCGGCCGATGCTGGAGTTCATGTTCGAGACCACCAGGACGGTGACCGACCTGATGTTCGCGGGCGTCCCCGAGCGCTACCCGGACATCGACTTCGTCATTCCGCACTGCGGGGCGACGCTGCCGGTCGTGGCCGACCGCATCGAACTCTTCCGCAGTCTGCTCCCCGGTTCCCACGGGCGGCCCGCGTCGACGCTTACGACACGTCAACAGCTGCAACGTCTTTGGTTCGACCTGGCGGGCACGCCGTTCCCGGCGGCCGCCGCGGCACTGGTCGACGTCGTCGGCACCGACCGATTGCTCTACGGCAGCGACTACTGCTGGACGCCCGCGGTGATGGCGGCCCAGCAGGCCGCCGCGCTGGACGGGCAGGAGATCGACTGGCGAGCCCTCGTGTCGGCCAACGCTGCCCGCCTGCTCGGGTAGGCGCACGAGCCTGAGCAAACCCGCGGCGGAGCCCACCAGCCCGCAGTAGACTTTGCTGATGGAATCGACGGCGCCGATGGGCGAGGTCTTCGGCGACATCGCGGCCAGCCTCGGTCGCGGCGGGTGGGTCGTGACCCTCGCCTCGCTGCTGGCGATCGTCGCGGCGGGCGCCGCCGCGGGCACGGTCCGCCGGCTGGTCCGCCGCTCGACTCCCGAGATGATCGTGCTGCTGAACCGGTCGGCGGCGTTCTACGGCCGCTGGCCCGGTGACCGGCTGTCCAGCGCCCCGCCCGCCGAGGTGGCGGCCGAGGTGGCGCGGTGCCGCCGCCTCGTCGCATTGCTGGAGGCGCGCACCCCGGCCGGTGGCGACGGTGCCGCCAGCGGTGCGATGGACGGCCTGCGAGCGTGGATTGCGCTGTTGTCCAAGCGAATCGACGACGGCGCCCGCATGCCGTCCGGCCCGGCCTACGCCTAGAGCGCACGACTCGTCACCGGGCGTCGAGGAATTCCCCGGGGCGTGCGGGTGTTCCTCAGGCCAACACCGGAGAGGGAGCCGAGTCGATGAGCCAGCGGCCACTGCACTTCAACGCCTTCATCTGGCCCAACGGCTATCACGAATCGGCCTGGCGCGTCGTCGACGACCCGGTCGAGAACGTCCTCGGCCTGCCCTACTACGCCGACATCGCGAGGACCGCCGAGCGCGGCCTGCTGGACTCGATCTTCCTGGCCGACAACATCGCCATCGCCGAGTACCGGGCGACGCACCTGCCGCAGACCCAGTTCGACCCCATCTCGGTGTTGTCGGCGCTGGCCGCGGTCACCGACCACATCGGCCTGATCGGGACGGGATCCACGACGTACAACCAGCCGTGGGAATTGGCCCGTCGGTTTGCCACGCTAGATCACCTCAGCGGTGGCAGGGCAGGGTGGAACATCGTCACGACGGTGACGCCGCTGGCGGCGGCCAACTTCGGCGAGACCAGCCATCCCGACCACGCCGACCGCTACGCCAGAGCCCAGGAGTTCGTCGACGTCGCCACCCGCGTCTGGGACAGCTGGGCTGACGACGCCGTCGTCGGCGACCGCGCGAGGGGGGTGTGGGCGGAGCGCAGCAGGCTGCGGGCGCCCCGCTTCCACGGCGAGTTCTACGACGTCGACGGGGTGCAGCCGTTCCCCCGCTCACCCCAGGGGCGTCCGGTGCTGGTGCTGGCGGGGCAGTCGAGCGCGGGGATCCGGCTCGCCGCACGCTACGCCGAGATGGCGTTCTCCGGTCCGCCGTCGCTGGAGGCGGCGGTGGCCTTCCGGACCGACCTGCACGCCCAGGCCGCCGCATTCGGACGCCACCCCGACGAGGTGCTGGTGCTGCCCGCCCTGATGGTGACCCTGGGCGGCACCGAGGCCGAGGCCACGGCGAAGGCCCGTCGGTTGGAGGACCTCGCGAGCGCCGAATTCCGTTGGCAGAACGCGCTGTATACGGCCGGTCTGGACCCCGACGGGTTCGACCCCGACGCGCCGCTGCCCGCGCGCCTGTGGGCCGAGCCGTCGCCGTCGACGCGCGCCGATCAGCTCTACGCGGCCGCGCGGGCCCGCCCGGAGGCGTCGCTGCGCGACGTCGCCCGGCACGTGATGGGCGGGGCTGGGCAGACGCACTTCGTCGGGACGCCGGAGCAGCTGGCCGACCACGTCATCGCCTGGCAGGACGCCGGCGCCGTCGACGGATTCACGATCATGGGGTCGACGCTGCCCTACGAGCTGACGGCCTTCGTCGACCATGTCGTGCCGATACTGCAGCGCCGCAACCGCTTTCGCACCGAGTACGTCGGCTCCACGCTGCGTGATGAGCTCGGGCTGTCCCGGCCGGCCGCGGGGTGAGAGCCCCGTGGCGCGACGCGTTCCCGCTCGCGCGGGAGATCGTCATGCTGAACCACGCGTCCTACGGTCTGGCGCCCACCGCGATGCTGGAACACTGCGCCGCGCTGCGGGCCGAGCTCGAACGCGATCCGAACACGACCCTCGGCGACGCCCTCCTGGTGCGGCTGCGCGGTGTGGTCGACGCTGTGGCCCGTGAGCTCGGGTGGCCCGCCGAGTGCTGTGCGCTGACGACGAGTGCGACCGCGGGCGCGGCGGCCGTGCAGCGTTCGGTGGCCCTCGGCCCCGGGGACACCGTCGTGGTCCTCGACTGCGAGTACTCCTCGGTCATCCGTGGGTGGCGGCGACGCTGCGATGAGGTCGGCGCGACGCTGACCGTCGTCCCGGTGCGGCTGCCGTTCGACGACGCCGGCGAGCTGCTCGACGAGATGTCCTGTCGTGCACCGGATTCGGTGGCCGTGCTGCAGTTCAGCGCCATCACCTCGTCGGCGGCGCTGCGGCTCCCCGTCGCCGAGCTCGCGGCGTGGGGACGCCGGCGCGGGGCCACGGTGGTGGTCGACGCCGCGCACGGCCCCTTCCACGTCGGACTCGACTGGTGGCGCGACGTCGACGTCGTATTCGGCACGCTGCACAAGTGGCTGCCGGTGCCGCGGTCGGTGGGGATCGTGTACGGCGCGGTGCCGCTGTACCCGGCCGAGACGTCGCTGACCTTCGACGAGGCGTGCCCCGCCGACCGGTTCGGGTGGCCGGGCACCTTCGACCCCGCGTCGCGGCTGGCCCTACCCGAGGCCATCGCGCTGCACCGTACGTGGCAGGCGGCGGGGCTGTTCGCCGAGTGCGCGGACCTCGCAGACCACGCGAGTGACGCACTGGAAGCCGTCGGGGCCGTCCCGACGGCGGCCGTCGGGTTCCGGCCGCCGCGGCTGCGGTCCTTCCTGCTGCCGGGCGTCGACCTCGACGCGCTGCGACGACGGCTCATCGACGCCGACATTCGGGCGTGGACGGGCCGCTACGACGCCTCGACCGCACTGGTTCGCGTCGCCACCCACGTGTACAACGACCAGCGCGACGTCGACGCCCTGGTGCGGGTCGTCGGCGCGGGGAGGTGAGCGATGGACCCTCCGCCGACGGGCTGGCGGCCCGACCCCACCGGCCGCCACGAGGGTCGCTACTACGTCACCGGACGGCCCACCAACAGGGTCCGCAACGGACGGTCGCAGACCACCGACGAGGTCGGCGGCCGGATGCTGCCCCAG
This region includes:
- a CDS encoding EamA family transporter, with the translated sequence MTPPVPSRHGPPVGPALLVLAAAASQEIGAAFAVGLFAALGPAGATLARTGVAGVVLCVAVRPRVRGLGRRAWGAALALAAALMVMNLCFYEAISRIPLGIAVTIEVLGPLLLSVALSRRWTGWAWAVLAFAGIAALGVTPTQVGHLDGAGVAFAAAAAVGWACYIVATSRAVRVFPRLDALAIATFVGALLLAPIAAGSLATSVVAHWHVGALAVGVGLLSSVIPYSLELWSLRTLAPGTFAVLTCLSPVVAVLAGWLILRQRLTVLDCIAIALVTTASVGAVRSAAQFPP
- a CDS encoding SDR family NAD(P)-dependent oxidoreductase, yielding MALMDLFRLDGKVVIVTGASSGLGVAFAQACAEAGADVVLAARRVEKLGDTAGLVTAAGGRALTVRTDVVDPEQCQAMVDAAIEEFGRVDVLVNNAGIGTAVPATRETPEEFRAVVDINLHGSYWAAQACAKVMAPGSSIVNISSILGLTTAGLPQAAYSASKAAIVGLTRDLAQQWGSRKGIRVNAIAPGFFKSEMTDQYQPGYLESLSGRFVLPRMGDPTELAATLVWLASPAAGYVTGQTIAVDGGVTIT
- a CDS encoding amidohydrolase family protein; this translates as MAAETLVDVHAHYLTDHYVAAATAAGVVHPDGMPGWPSWSVDDHLALMEETRTGTAILSISSPGVHFGDDDAATELARHVNEFAATVVAEHGDRFGFFASIPLPCVPAAVDEAVHAMDRLGARGVVLMSNARGAYLGDPGLDPLWEELNRRHAIVFEHPTSPPGVDAVALGRPRPMLEFMFETTRTVTDLMFAGVPERYPDIDFVIPHCGATLPVVADRIELFRSLLPGSHGRPASTLTTRQQLQRLWFDLAGTPFPAAAAALVDVVGTDRLLYGSDYCWTPAVMAAQQAAALDGQEIDWRALVSANAARLLG
- a CDS encoding NtaA/DmoA family FMN-dependent monooxygenase (This protein belongs to a clade of FMN-dependent monooxygenases, within a broader family of flavin-dependent oxidoreductases, the luciferase-like monooxygenase (LMM) family, some of whose members use coenzyme F420 rather than FMN.), whose protein sequence is MSQRPLHFNAFIWPNGYHESAWRVVDDPVENVLGLPYYADIARTAERGLLDSIFLADNIAIAEYRATHLPQTQFDPISVLSALAAVTDHIGLIGTGSTTYNQPWELARRFATLDHLSGGRAGWNIVTTVTPLAAANFGETSHPDHADRYARAQEFVDVATRVWDSWADDAVVGDRARGVWAERSRLRAPRFHGEFYDVDGVQPFPRSPQGRPVLVLAGQSSAGIRLAARYAEMAFSGPPSLEAAVAFRTDLHAQAAAFGRHPDEVLVLPALMVTLGGTEAEATAKARRLEDLASAEFRWQNALYTAGLDPDGFDPDAPLPARLWAEPSPSTRADQLYAAARARPEASLRDVARHVMGGAGQTHFVGTPEQLADHVIAWQDAGAVDGFTIMGSTLPYELTAFVDHVVPILQRRNRFRTEYVGSTLRDELGLSRPAAG
- a CDS encoding aminotransferase class V-fold PLP-dependent enzyme is translated as MLNHASYGLAPTAMLEHCAALRAELERDPNTTLGDALLVRLRGVVDAVARELGWPAECCALTTSATAGAAAVQRSVALGPGDTVVVLDCEYSSVIRGWRRRCDEVGATLTVVPVRLPFDDAGELLDEMSCRAPDSVAVLQFSAITSSAALRLPVAELAAWGRRRGATVVVDAAHGPFHVGLDWWRDVDVVFGTLHKWLPVPRSVGIVYGAVPLYPAETSLTFDEACPADRFGWPGTFDPASRLALPEAIALHRTWQAAGLFAECADLADHASDALEAVGAVPTAAVGFRPPRLRSFLLPGVDLDALRRRLIDADIRAWTGRYDASTALVRVATHVYNDQRDVDALVRVVGAGR